From Aythya fuligula isolate bAytFul2 chromosome 20, bAytFul2.pri, whole genome shotgun sequence, a single genomic window includes:
- the LOC116497457 gene encoding 1-acyl-sn-glycerol-3-phosphate acyltransferase alpha-like, translating to MELLLLRYPFTFLLIAFLILYQMYPAFRFFCKMCFYKLWVFAISLLVITASIPRGRNCENMKFFSMSFLPLKYIFGIKIVVKGKENLRTKKPFVLVLNHQTSLDIMVMMEILPSRCVAIAKKEILYMGTFGLACWLAGLIFIDRKKREESIATLTEVAHSMHKDNFRVLIFPEGTRNHSGSMLPFKRGAFQLAVKAQVPIIPVVISSYSDFYSQKEKRFTPGKITIQILPEVKTLGLGPEDVPKLTEQVRDSMITTYQGISGMTNGASH from the exons ATGGAGCTACTGCTTCTTCGCTACCCATTTACTTTTCTGCTCATTGCATTTCTAATTCTTTACCAGATGTATCCTGCATTCAGATTCTTTTGCAAGATGTGCTTCTATAAGCTGTGGGTCTTCGCCATAAGCCTTCTGGTTATTACCGCCAGTATTCCTCGTGGACGTAACTGTGAAAACATGAA GTTTTTCAGCATGTCATTTCTGCCACTTAAATACATCTTCGGTATCAAGATAGTGGTGAAGGGCAAGGAGAACCTCAGGACCAAGAAGCCTTTTGTACTAGTGTTGAATCACCAGACCTCCCTTGACATTATGG TGATGATGGAGATACTGCCAAGTCGCTGTGTGGCCATTGCAAAGAAGGAAATACTATACATGGGCACTTTTGGCCTAGCATGCTGGCTTGCAGGACTCATTTTCATTGACCGCAAGAAGAGGGAAGAGTCTATCGCTACTTTGACAGAGGTGGCACACTCCATGCACAAAGACAAT TTCCGTGTCTTGATCTTCCCTGAGGGAACTCGCAATCATAGTGGCTCCATGTTGCCCTTCAAACGTGGGGCCTTCCAGCTGGCTGTGAAAGCCCAG GTTCCCATTATTCCTGTGGTGATCTCATCCTACAGTGACTTCTACAGCCAGAAGGAGAAGAGATTCACTCCAG GGAAAATCACCATCCAGATTCTGCCAGAAGTCAAGACTCTTGGTCTAGGCCCAGAAGATGTTCCCAAGCTCACTGAGCAGGTCCGTGATTCCATGATCACCACCTATCAGGGGATATCAGGAATGACGAATGGGGCTTCGCATTAG